From the Chloroflexota bacterium genome, one window contains:
- a CDS encoding sugar ABC transporter permease has product MLLPLTLYILLLTFVPVLQAIGMSFTDRYSGAFPSLSNYQYIVGRPDFTAAFLNTLGITALSVSMEMVAGLILALMLARTFAGRGFFRTVILTPMGVPTLVAGAAMLYFFRTNGYVNEALLRLGLIDVPIYWTESGLRGVFAIALADMWKVTPIVTLLLLSGLESIPGDVYEAADVDGANRWQSFWSVTLPLLMPAITMALIVRAIDAFRIFDVVMVMASRSIPVMSTFVYSNYFDFQDPYSASAAATILLLMIVAFIAAYFLLVERRRGELA; this is encoded by the coding sequence ATGCTTCTGCCGCTCACGCTGTACATCCTGCTGCTGACGTTTGTACCGGTCCTCCAGGCCATCGGCATGAGCTTCACCGACCGGTACAGCGGCGCCTTTCCGAGCCTCAGCAACTATCAGTACATCGTCGGGCGGCCAGACTTCACAGCCGCGTTCCTGAACACGCTCGGGATCACCGCCCTCAGCGTCTCGATGGAGATGGTGGCGGGACTGATCCTGGCGCTGATGCTGGCTCGCACGTTCGCGGGGCGCGGCTTCTTCCGAACCGTCATCCTGACCCCGATGGGCGTCCCCACGCTGGTGGCGGGCGCTGCGATGCTCTACTTCTTCCGCACCAATGGGTACGTCAACGAGGCCCTGCTGCGGTTGGGGCTGATCGACGTGCCGATCTACTGGACCGAGAGCGGCCTGCGCGGCGTGTTCGCCATCGCGCTGGCCGACATGTGGAAGGTGACGCCGATTGTCACCCTGCTGCTGCTCTCCGGGCTGGAGTCCATCCCCGGCGATGTCTACGAGGCCGCCGACGTGGACGGCGCGAACCGCTGGCAGTCCTTCTGGTCCGTCACGCTGCCGCTGCTGATGCCTGCCATCACGATGGCGCTGATCGTGCGGGCTATCGACGCCTTCCGCATCTTCGACGTGGTGATGGTGATGGCGTCCCGCTCGATCCCGGTGATGTCCACCTTCGTGTACAGCAACTACTTTGACTTCCAGGATCCGTACTCGGCGTCGGCGGCGGCCACCATCCTGCTGCTGATGATCGTAGCGTTCATCGCCGCCTACTTCCTGCTGGTCGAGCGGCGGCGGGGAGAGCTGGCATGA